Proteins encoded within one genomic window of Terriglobus sp. TAA 43:
- a CDS encoding TIGR03435 family protein, with protein sequence MNRFVLHVVFAMITTGSVLAQAPANAGRLAFDVASVRPSKAGAEQRSNVPLDSGNVYSTVSADDARTAAGGYFVATHQPLWRYISFAYKLSGTQELSFRFNMFSGAPKSGAPFWVTGGFDSPPEFFDISARAPADTTIDQMRLMMQPLLAERFHLAMHTVEADAPVFALVLEKDGVTGPKLHPHPASDTCSAPVIDLPPVCGVVAHVAATTPGQHYGGRGVSLSLFANSIQTMTGIAAVPRPVVDETGLTGLYDFQLAWVHDSASGDAGVVDNSANFRDALKQQLGLRLKNARAPIQFLIVDRVERPTEN encoded by the coding sequence ATGAATCGATTTGTGTTGCACGTTGTATTTGCAATGATCACAACAGGTTCTGTGCTGGCACAGGCACCTGCGAATGCGGGTCGGCTCGCGTTTGATGTTGCTTCGGTGAGACCGAGTAAAGCGGGCGCGGAGCAGCGATCGAATGTGCCGTTGGATTCCGGCAATGTGTACAGCACGGTGAGTGCGGATGATGCGCGAACGGCTGCGGGTGGGTATTTTGTTGCCACGCATCAGCCGCTGTGGCGCTACATCTCGTTTGCTTATAAGTTGTCGGGAACGCAAGAGCTTTCGTTTCGCTTCAACATGTTTTCCGGTGCGCCGAAGTCGGGTGCACCTTTCTGGGTGACGGGTGGGTTTGATTCACCGCCGGAGTTCTTCGACATCTCGGCGCGTGCGCCTGCGGACACGACGATCGACCAGATGCGGTTGATGATGCAGCCGTTGTTAGCGGAGCGTTTTCATCTGGCGATGCATACGGTGGAAGCGGATGCTCCTGTGTTTGCGCTGGTGCTGGAGAAGGATGGTGTCACCGGGCCGAAGCTGCACCCTCATCCGGCTTCGGATACTTGCAGTGCGCCTGTGATTGATCTGCCACCGGTGTGTGGTGTGGTGGCGCATGTTGCTGCGACAACGCCGGGGCAGCACTATGGTGGACGTGGTGTTTCTCTTTCGCTGTTTGCGAACTCCATTCAGACGATGACGGGTATTGCTGCCGTGCCTCGCCCGGTGGTGGATGAAACGGGTTTAACGGGGCTGTATGACTTCCAGCTGGCATGGGTGCATGATTCCGCGAGTGGAGATGCGGGCGTGGTGGATAACTCTGCGAACTTTCGCGATGCTTTGAAGCAGCAGTTGGGATTGCGGCTGAAGAATGCTCGTGCGCCGATCCAGTTTTTGATTGTGGATCGCGTGGAGCGGCCTACTGAGAACTAG
- a CDS encoding glycosyl hydrolase — protein MGSRYTWLDLGMLGLGVLVPGIAMAQAGTAGNQAWGRWNPVTPLTAQSFAHPSMSDRPWVRMNTPDGLTSDELKAEVDAMAAAGIGGVEIGQGTFPATPQLIAILQEANRKGLKVSLSHGSTTAPKGYSLDEDNVRKTLLFTASDVKGGQTAEVTFKAPLPPVNRGFGGGGGRPAPAPQPRRSTLIAVMAYKCVSTCDSGVATLDFSSAVDVTSQITRKDSAGVGGGPTTGKLAWKAPEGGDWKVVAFWSQGANAQPDLFSKAGTDELIRGMEADWTPEMKALLKANGGDIFYDSHSADRGSPTELWTNNMEAEFKARRGYSLLQSAAALFPQNFTFSDGSTERVRNDLNAVRTQLWIENHLKPMRAWVHGYNLRLRLQPYGEVVAATPDEIEAASVLDRPETESLFFGDEVDSFLPIAAANHMTGNTWYSTECCAALQKAYAQTFQDAVIRMHREYVAGVTKLVYHVYPYRDAKDAKWPGYHSFGSAGFSNAWGPRNPNWIDANTYNDYFARTQQVLTQGTAKVDVAVYMLSYTFPQPMQVKGGFHIWTDTKLQEAGFTRDYLDPALLAMPSAVVTNHVLAANKAAYKVLILDGEQQPNMNPERDAMPLATAQKILALAKAGLPVVVVGKAPDHVPGRDTKGDAAVKSTMDALMQLKNVHRVSHESDVPALLLSLGIHPSAEPEAPSQVLSLRREDAARGMQYYFFYNQQEVTPAGEPANLFEPAGTKVYDGKVTLHGQGKPYVLDAWSGAITPLQGYEAVAGGVRVPLHIAADDAVVIALSRTPLTSAVAVAVVAAAGGGKTMDLTSARWHLAVEDWKPAVKYGATGVEATQTSKDAIPVELERLKSWRQIPGLADVSGVGTYTTTLNLPNDWKAGDSSVLRLGEVMDSFQLKVNGKLVPVNQISASADVGKYLHAGANTIEVRVATTLNNRLSQLDADVRKRKIVQEYGLIGPVVLQTSAQQ, from the coding sequence ATGGGTTCTCGCTACACATGGTTGGACTTGGGGATGTTGGGATTGGGTGTTTTAGTTCCGGGAATTGCGATGGCGCAGGCCGGAACGGCCGGAAATCAGGCGTGGGGACGATGGAACCCGGTGACTCCGCTAACGGCTCAGAGCTTTGCGCACCCGTCGATGTCGGACAGGCCGTGGGTGCGCATGAATACGCCGGATGGGCTGACCTCTGACGAGTTGAAGGCCGAAGTGGATGCGATGGCTGCTGCGGGTATTGGTGGTGTGGAGATTGGGCAGGGCACGTTTCCCGCAACGCCGCAGTTGATTGCGATTTTGCAGGAGGCGAATCGCAAGGGACTGAAGGTGAGTTTGAGCCATGGATCGACGACGGCTCCGAAGGGCTACAGCCTGGATGAAGACAACGTTCGCAAGACGTTGTTGTTTACGGCGTCAGATGTGAAGGGCGGGCAGACGGCGGAGGTGACGTTTAAAGCGCCGTTGCCGCCGGTGAATCGTGGATTTGGTGGTGGCGGTGGACGACCTGCGCCTGCTCCTCAGCCTCGCCGCAGCACGCTGATTGCAGTGATGGCTTACAAGTGTGTCTCTACGTGCGATAGCGGCGTGGCCACGCTGGATTTTTCTTCGGCTGTGGATGTGACGTCTCAAATTACAAGGAAGGATTCGGCTGGAGTGGGTGGTGGTCCTACTACGGGCAAGCTGGCGTGGAAGGCTCCTGAAGGTGGTGACTGGAAAGTTGTTGCGTTCTGGTCGCAGGGCGCGAATGCGCAGCCTGATCTGTTTAGCAAGGCGGGCACGGATGAATTGATTCGCGGCATGGAGGCGGATTGGACGCCGGAGATGAAGGCGTTGCTGAAGGCGAATGGCGGGGATATTTTTTATGACTCGCATTCGGCGGATCGCGGCAGCCCGACTGAGTTGTGGACGAACAACATGGAGGCAGAGTTCAAGGCGCGGCGTGGGTATTCGCTGTTGCAGAGTGCCGCTGCTTTGTTTCCGCAGAACTTTACGTTCAGCGATGGCAGCACGGAACGTGTGCGCAATGATCTGAATGCGGTGCGCACGCAGCTTTGGATTGAGAATCATCTGAAGCCGATGCGTGCGTGGGTGCATGGCTACAATCTGCGTTTGCGTTTGCAGCCGTATGGCGAAGTGGTTGCCGCGACGCCGGATGAGATTGAAGCGGCGAGTGTGTTGGATCGTCCGGAGACGGAGTCGCTGTTCTTTGGCGATGAGGTGGACAGCTTTCTGCCGATTGCTGCGGCGAATCATATGACGGGCAACACGTGGTATTCGACGGAGTGCTGCGCTGCATTGCAGAAGGCATATGCGCAGACGTTTCAGGATGCTGTGATCCGCATGCATCGTGAGTATGTGGCGGGTGTGACGAAGCTGGTGTATCACGTGTATCCGTATCGTGACGCGAAGGATGCGAAGTGGCCCGGGTATCACTCGTTTGGTTCTGCGGGATTTTCAAATGCGTGGGGACCGCGTAATCCGAATTGGATTGATGCGAATACGTACAACGATTACTTCGCTCGCACGCAGCAGGTGCTGACGCAGGGGACGGCGAAGGTGGACGTTGCCGTGTACATGCTGAGTTATACGTTTCCGCAGCCGATGCAGGTGAAGGGTGGATTTCACATCTGGACGGATACGAAGTTGCAGGAGGCTGGATTTACGCGGGATTATCTTGATCCGGCGTTGCTGGCGATGCCGAGTGCGGTGGTGACGAATCATGTTCTTGCTGCGAATAAGGCGGCGTACAAGGTGCTGATCCTGGATGGAGAGCAGCAGCCGAATATGAACCCGGAACGCGATGCGATGCCGCTGGCTACGGCACAGAAAATTCTTGCGTTGGCGAAGGCGGGATTACCTGTGGTGGTTGTGGGTAAGGCTCCGGATCATGTGCCGGGGCGCGACACGAAAGGTGATGCTGCTGTGAAGTCAACGATGGATGCGTTGATGCAGTTGAAGAATGTGCATCGTGTATCGCATGAGAGCGATGTACCTGCGTTGTTGTTGTCGCTGGGGATTCATCCATCGGCAGAGCCCGAAGCTCCTTCGCAGGTGTTGAGTTTGCGACGTGAAGATGCAGCTCGTGGTATGCAGTACTACTTCTTCTACAACCAGCAGGAAGTTACGCCAGCGGGTGAGCCTGCGAACTTGTTTGAGCCAGCAGGGACTAAGGTTTATGACGGCAAGGTGACGCTGCATGGGCAGGGGAAGCCGTATGTGCTGGATGCGTGGAGTGGCGCGATTACGCCGTTGCAGGGATATGAAGCGGTTGCTGGTGGTGTGCGTGTGCCGTTGCATATTGCCGCGGATGATGCGGTGGTGATTGCGTTGAGTAGGACGCCGTTGACGTCCGCTGTTGCAGTCGCAGTTGTGGCTGCTGCTGGCGGCGGTAAGACGATGGACCTTACGAGTGCGCGCTGGCATCTTGCGGTGGAAGATTGGAAACCTGCTGTGAAGTATGGCGCGACCGGAGTGGAGGCGACGCAGACTTCGAAGGATGCGATCCCTGTGGAGTTGGAGAGGCTGAAGTCCTGGAGGCAGATTCCGGGATTGGCAGATGTGAGTGGTGTTGGCACTTACACGACAACGCTTAACCTGCCTAACGATTGGAAGGCTGGAGACTCTTCCGTATTGCGGTTGGGTGAGGTGATGGATTCGTTCCAGTTGAAGGTGAATGGGAAGCTGGTGCCTGTGAACCAGATCAGTGCTTCCGCGGACGTGGGTAAGTATCTTCATGCCGGTGCGAACACCATTGAAGTGCGCGTGGCGACGACGCTGAACAATCGGCTTTCGCAACTGGACGCAGATGTGCGCAAACGAAAGATTGTGCAGGAGTATGGATTGATTGGGCCGGTGGTGCTGCAGACTTCAGCACAGCAGTAA
- a CDS encoding PQQ-dependent sugar dehydrogenase, with the protein MKRFALTGLLLASALQPALAQINAGEQKPEASLPFTMTQVATLRYPWRIAFLPDGRMLITEKVGGMVLMTQKGESIPVANVPPVLYKGQGGQLGVFLSPFYAKDHSVYLTYSEPGEPGGSSLALAKARLDLKPNAASLEDLKVIWRDGERGLGGQFGAQIAFSPDKKFLYLTVGERQRMTPAQDPNQPLGKILRLTLDGKPAPGNPWAGKTGTATVPVIDPPSDTEAAKTAPKLRDYTFPGPNLTPSETWTSGHRTPYGLAFAPDGKLWEAEHGPRGGDELNLIEKGKNYGWPLVSYAVNYNGVPIPSPDTRPDLQKPVIYWTPIIAPGNIMFYKGKMFSQWDGNLLMGGMATHTLNRVIITGNTAKPAERWDVGKRIRDVEEAPDGALWFLEDDAKGGVYRVTPK; encoded by the coding sequence ATGAAACGGTTTGCACTTACAGGATTGCTGCTGGCCTCCGCGCTCCAGCCTGCCCTGGCACAGATCAACGCAGGCGAACAGAAGCCCGAAGCCAGCCTGCCCTTCACCATGACCCAGGTGGCCACGCTGCGTTATCCCTGGCGCATCGCCTTCCTGCCAGACGGCCGCATGCTCATCACGGAGAAGGTCGGCGGCATGGTCCTCATGACGCAGAAGGGCGAAAGCATTCCCGTCGCCAACGTTCCTCCGGTGCTGTACAAGGGCCAGGGCGGTCAGCTCGGCGTCTTCCTTTCGCCGTTTTACGCGAAGGACCACAGCGTTTACCTCACCTACTCCGAACCCGGTGAACCTGGCGGTTCCAGCCTCGCATTGGCGAAGGCTCGCCTCGACCTGAAGCCCAACGCCGCCAGCCTGGAAGACCTGAAGGTCATCTGGCGCGACGGCGAGCGCGGACTCGGCGGCCAGTTCGGCGCTCAGATCGCTTTCTCGCCCGACAAGAAGTTCCTCTATCTCACCGTGGGCGAGCGTCAGCGCATGACACCCGCGCAGGATCCTAACCAGCCCCTCGGCAAGATCCTTCGCCTCACCCTCGACGGCAAGCCCGCACCCGGCAACCCCTGGGCAGGCAAGACCGGCACCGCAACCGTGCCTGTGATCGATCCGCCGTCAGACACGGAAGCCGCCAAGACCGCACCCAAGCTTCGCGACTACACCTTCCCCGGCCCCAACCTCACGCCGTCGGAAACGTGGACCAGCGGCCACCGCACGCCTTACGGCCTCGCCTTCGCTCCCGATGGCAAGCTATGGGAAGCAGAGCACGGCCCCCGCGGCGGCGACGAACTCAACCTCATCGAAAAGGGCAAGAACTACGGCTGGCCGCTTGTCTCCTATGCCGTGAACTACAACGGCGTGCCCATCCCCAGCCCGGACACGCGCCCTGACCTCCAGAAGCCCGTCATCTACTGGACACCCATCATCGCTCCCGGCAACATCATGTTCTACAAGGGCAAGATGTTCTCGCAGTGGGACGGCAATCTGCTGATGGGCGGCATGGCCACGCACACGCTCAACCGCGTCATCATCACCGGCAACACGGCGAAGCCGGCAGAGCGCTGGGATGTGGGCAAGCGGATCCGCGACGTCGAAGAAGCTCCAGATGGCGCGCTCTGGTTCCTCGAAGACGATGCCAAGGGCGGCGTCTACCGCGTAACCCCCAAGTAA
- a CDS encoding GH92 family glycosyl hydrolase gives MTKQTLALALLLASTLHAQQPKPLTSYIDPYIGVDWGGNTFIGSAIPFGMVKLGPDMETFDHKPSGFGYSSTGSILGFSHTHLSGAQGKYGNILVMPTTGDVTPLAIASPRERETAQPGYYAATLTRYNIRAELSSTRRTGVHRYTFPASQNAHLTLDLEHCLSRGNSQGWEDQHFVGGEVHVTNLHEITGIGRYSGGWNRGGEYRVYFVLQTDAPVSTARTWTGNGGNPWKDGIPDTSTIRITNDHNATVNAETPIGAILDFKTSAQQQVHVRVGISFVSIDQARNNLHEEMPTYDLDAARRNVVAQWQKQLDTIHLNGATEKQRRMIYTAIYHTMMMPVDRTGENPLWQSTEPYYDDYYAVWDTFRSSAPFLTLVAPDRERDLVRSLLNIYQHDGYMPDARSGNINGRTQGGSNTDVMVADAYVKHLPGIDWNTALQAMIKNAEVTPADLQKEGRGGIDDYNKLGYVTNKDERSGSRTVEYSNDDYSIAEIACGLGKDDIAKKYLARSHNFENLWDKNLEEGADVNPRAKRSVPGFKGFIRPKNPDGTWAAPNKDVRGSWWSFFYEGDEWTYSLYAPHDMRRIVELSGGPEEFARRLDYTFTHGHYDVSNEPGFLLPMLYAWSSHPDHTADVLRLTLEKWFSDTRSGIPGNDDSGAMSSWLIFNTLGFYPVAGQDIYILGTPAIPDSTIAVGNGKTLHIVAKNAGEDGLSRYIQSATLNGKPLNNTWFRHADIANGGELILTMGSSPSATWGRQTPPPSMSDPDFKLCN, from the coding sequence ATGACGAAGCAGACTCTTGCCCTCGCGCTCCTCCTTGCCTCCACGCTTCACGCGCAACAGCCGAAGCCGCTCACCTCGTACATCGATCCCTACATCGGCGTCGACTGGGGCGGCAACACCTTCATCGGCTCTGCCATTCCCTTCGGCATGGTCAAGCTCGGCCCGGACATGGAGACGTTTGATCACAAGCCTTCAGGCTTCGGCTACTCGTCCACCGGCAGCATCCTCGGCTTCAGTCACACACACCTCAGCGGCGCGCAGGGCAAGTACGGCAACATCCTCGTCATGCCCACAACAGGCGACGTCACACCACTCGCCATCGCATCACCGCGCGAAAGAGAAACCGCACAACCCGGCTATTACGCAGCCACACTCACGCGTTACAACATCCGCGCCGAACTCTCATCCACACGTCGCACAGGCGTCCATCGTTACACCTTCCCCGCATCGCAGAACGCGCACCTCACACTCGACCTGGAACACTGCCTCTCGCGCGGCAACTCACAAGGATGGGAAGATCAGCACTTCGTCGGCGGCGAAGTCCATGTCACCAACCTGCATGAGATCACCGGCATCGGCCGTTACAGCGGCGGATGGAATCGTGGCGGCGAATACCGCGTCTACTTCGTCCTGCAAACGGACGCACCTGTCTCCACCGCACGCACATGGACCGGCAACGGCGGCAACCCATGGAAAGACGGCATCCCTGACACCTCCACCATCCGCATCACCAACGACCACAACGCCACAGTCAACGCGGAAACACCCATCGGCGCCATCCTCGATTTCAAAACAAGCGCACAGCAACAGGTCCACGTGCGCGTCGGCATTTCCTTCGTCTCCATTGATCAGGCACGCAACAACCTGCATGAAGAGATGCCCACCTACGATCTCGATGCCGCACGCCGCAACGTCGTAGCCCAATGGCAGAAGCAGCTCGACACTATCCACCTCAACGGCGCAACCGAGAAACAGCGCCGCATGATCTACACGGCCATCTACCACACCATGATGATGCCCGTAGACCGCACCGGCGAGAACCCGCTGTGGCAATCCACTGAACCCTACTACGACGATTACTACGCCGTGTGGGACACCTTCCGCTCCTCTGCGCCTTTCCTCACACTCGTCGCTCCCGATCGCGAACGTGACCTCGTGCGCTCATTGCTGAACATCTATCAGCACGACGGCTACATGCCCGACGCGCGCAGCGGCAACATCAACGGACGCACACAAGGCGGCAGCAACACCGACGTGATGGTGGCCGACGCCTACGTGAAACATCTTCCCGGCATCGACTGGAACACCGCTCTGCAAGCCATGATCAAAAACGCAGAAGTCACTCCCGCCGACTTGCAGAAGGAAGGCCGCGGCGGCATCGACGATTACAACAAGTTAGGTTATGTAACTAATAAAGACGAACGCTCAGGTTCTCGCACAGTCGAGTACAGCAACGACGACTACTCCATCGCCGAAATCGCCTGCGGTCTCGGCAAAGACGACATCGCAAAGAAGTACCTCGCCCGCTCACACAACTTTGAAAACCTTTGGGACAAGAATCTTGAAGAAGGCGCAGACGTAAATCCCCGCGCCAAACGCAGCGTTCCCGGCTTCAAAGGCTTCATTCGTCCGAAGAACCCCGACGGCACATGGGCCGCACCAAACAAGGATGTGCGTGGTTCTTGGTGGAGCTTCTTCTACGAAGGCGACGAGTGGACCTACTCGCTCTACGCACCGCATGACATGCGTCGCATCGTGGAACTCTCAGGCGGCCCGGAAGAATTTGCACGCCGCCTTGACTACACCTTCACCCACGGCCACTATGACGTCAGCAACGAACCCGGCTTCCTTCTACCCATGCTCTACGCATGGTCCAGCCACCCGGATCACACTGCAGACGTTCTACGCCTCACGCTTGAAAAATGGTTTAGCGACACACGCAGCGGCATCCCCGGTAACGACGACTCCGGCGCCATGTCGAGCTGGCTCATCTTCAACACACTCGGCTTCTACCCCGTCGCAGGCCAGGACATCTACATCCTCGGCACGCCCGCCATCCCTGACTCCACCATCGCAGTCGGCAACGGCAAGACGCTTCACATCGTAGCCAAAAACGCAGGCGAAGACGGCCTCAGCCGCTACATCCAATCCGCCACACTCAACGGCAAACCACTCAACAACACATGGTTCCGTCACGCTGACATCGCCAACGGAGGCGAACTCATCCTCACCATGGGCTCATCTCCAAGCGCAACATGGGGCAGACAAACACCACCGCCCTCAATGTCCGATCCCGACTTCAAACTCTGCAACTAA
- a CDS encoding Rne/Rng family ribonuclease, producing MSKEIYISTTPHETRLAIVEDEQLAEIYYERENEYTLAGSIYNGKVTRVLPGMQSAFVDIGLERDAFLYVTDFMEEQGDSADFDSSESNGGGGRRGGRERGGRERGGRERDRGGDRRPAADASAETESTVSFDEPIAPSPTEGVGSIDAEGTGGSRRWRGRRGRRRGRGRGESPEVTATTADTESVTLEGGYDEDEETTSLDAAAQTSAIEIDLSAEAEAPAEGYTPSQGRGRKDDRRGGHGGRDRRGRSGGRDRDRGERTSRPTDAPLYDNSYAGYDAPEDLLPEPTGEPIVLPGESIRKYRDPAEVAAEEEEARKNAPPKPEVVTVAAPSIEIVGWDGGSVLPGETLSRHKNRAPKVVAPVVEVAEPALPPQVEEALSVDAGAAFDDVPVAPIAEDAEPVAAEAEFEVAAATEVVEAAEPAEYEPAEGESVSVKDETRRDLRRFEQEPDKPEISAEAEAIIEAETDAIGEEAAATDETEEVEFVAEEPAETVAAEEAIETGAETDPTTYDLRDEIDAAAEPNFTTLQASGELLSVTAGVEEQGVTPIAQQDIYEPATPVAVEGAVQSVTLAEAETTPEPVDLSEEDEIQPRIHAYGDGDFHEEEIDEEDEFEYEALTGNADDEEDEYEEETLEGSADLGGVLHEMHLDREVQTEEFDEEEDASGGFTEADFAAGDEDEEEGASETSTSEPRQERSERSRRGGRDRRGGRNSGGDRGRGRRQSVQTQDLPAINELLKPGQEILVQIAKEPIAKKGARITSHIALPGRFLVFMPTVNHTGVSRKISSDEERRRLKSILLSEKGDAQGGFIVRTAADGASEEELRTDLRFLIQIWTDIKQRSETSKSPALIYHDLNLVERILRDQVTDNFSAIWVDTEQEYERVLRFLQRFQPSLVRRVKLYTKETPVFEHFGITQEIDKALKSKVWLKSGGSIVINQTEALVAIDINTGKYVGKTARLEDTIVKTNLDAIPEIVRQIRLRDLGGIIVIDFIDMDDRKNRTKVLQALEDEMKTDRAPSKILPFNDFGLVIMTRKRVKQSLERTLCIPDPITEGTGMIKSPITVANEIYVEMRKMHRHLEKQDVLLRVHPEVVKTLKLNNAKRLVELEEMTRKTILLKSDPSLSPEAFDIH from the coding sequence ATGTCGAAGGAAATTTATATCTCCACAACGCCGCATGAGACGCGGCTGGCCATCGTCGAAGACGAACAACTGGCGGAGATCTACTACGAACGCGAGAACGAATACACGCTCGCTGGATCTATCTACAACGGAAAAGTAACGCGCGTGCTGCCAGGCATGCAGTCGGCGTTTGTGGACATCGGCCTGGAGCGCGATGCCTTCCTGTATGTCACCGACTTCATGGAAGAGCAGGGTGACTCCGCGGATTTTGATTCAAGCGAAAGCAATGGCGGCGGTGGCCGTCGTGGCGGACGCGAGCGCGGCGGGCGTGAACGTGGCGGACGCGAGCGTGATCGCGGTGGCGATCGTCGCCCGGCTGCGGATGCTTCCGCAGAGACAGAAAGCACCGTTTCTTTCGATGAGCCGATCGCGCCTTCGCCCACGGAAGGTGTGGGCAGCATTGATGCGGAGGGCACGGGGGGCAGCCGCCGGTGGCGCGGTCGTCGCGGCCGTCGTCGTGGCCGTGGTCGTGGTGAATCGCCTGAAGTGACGGCGACAACTGCAGATACCGAGTCCGTGACGCTGGAAGGCGGCTATGACGAGGATGAAGAGACGACCTCGTTGGATGCTGCTGCTCAAACCAGCGCTATTGAGATTGATCTTTCCGCTGAGGCTGAAGCACCTGCGGAGGGCTACACCCCGAGCCAGGGCCGTGGTCGCAAGGATGATCGTCGCGGTGGCCACGGTGGACGGGATCGTCGTGGACGTAGCGGCGGACGTGATCGCGATCGTGGTGAGCGCACCAGCCGTCCAACGGATGCTCCGCTGTATGACAACAGCTATGCAGGATATGACGCGCCGGAAGACTTGCTACCTGAGCCGACGGGTGAGCCGATTGTGCTGCCGGGCGAGTCGATCCGCAAGTATCGCGATCCTGCGGAAGTAGCCGCGGAAGAAGAAGAGGCACGGAAGAACGCGCCGCCGAAGCCTGAGGTAGTGACGGTTGCTGCGCCCTCGATTGAGATTGTGGGTTGGGATGGCGGTTCGGTGCTACCGGGCGAGACGCTGTCGCGCCACAAGAATCGCGCGCCGAAGGTTGTTGCTCCAGTCGTAGAAGTTGCAGAGCCGGCGCTGCCGCCGCAGGTGGAAGAGGCGCTGAGCGTGGATGCTGGCGCGGCCTTCGATGATGTGCCGGTTGCTCCGATTGCAGAAGATGCGGAGCCGGTGGCGGCGGAAGCAGAGTTTGAAGTGGCTGCGGCGACCGAGGTTGTCGAGGCTGCTGAGCCCGCCGAGTATGAGCCTGCCGAAGGCGAGAGCGTGAGTGTGAAGGACGAGACTCGCCGCGATCTTCGTCGCTTTGAGCAGGAGCCGGACAAGCCGGAGATTTCTGCCGAGGCTGAGGCGATCATCGAAGCCGAGACGGATGCGATTGGCGAGGAAGCTGCTGCAACAGACGAGACGGAAGAGGTTGAGTTCGTTGCGGAAGAGCCAGCAGAGACAGTGGCTGCAGAAGAAGCCATTGAAACAGGCGCAGAGACTGATCCCACCACGTATGACCTGCGTGACGAGATCGACGCTGCTGCAGAGCCGAACTTCACCACGCTGCAGGCCTCGGGTGAGTTGCTGTCGGTCACTGCTGGTGTGGAAGAGCAGGGTGTAACGCCGATTGCACAACAGGACATCTATGAACCTGCGACACCGGTAGCTGTTGAAGGTGCAGTGCAGTCTGTGACGCTGGCTGAGGCGGAGACGACGCCGGAGCCGGTCGATCTCTCTGAAGAAGACGAGATTCAGCCGCGGATTCACGCGTATGGCGATGGCGACTTCCACGAAGAAGAGATCGACGAGGAAGACGAGTTTGAGTATGAGGCGTTGACTGGCAACGCCGATGACGAAGAAGACGAGTACGAAGAAGAGACGCTGGAAGGTTCGGCGGATCTTGGTGGCGTACTGCACGAGATGCATCTGGACCGCGAAGTGCAGACCGAAGAGTTTGACGAGGAAGAGGATGCCAGCGGTGGATTCACCGAAGCGGACTTTGCCGCCGGTGATGAGGACGAAGAAGAAGGCGCTTCCGAGACTTCGACCAGCGAACCGCGTCAGGAACGCAGCGAGCGCAGCCGTCGTGGTGGACGTGATCGTCGCGGAGGTCGCAACAGTGGTGGCGATCGCGGACGTGGGCGTCGTCAGTCGGTGCAGACGCAGGACCTGCCGGCGATCAATGAACTGCTGAAGCCGGGGCAGGAGATTCTGGTTCAGATTGCGAAGGAGCCGATTGCGAAGAAGGGTGCGCGTATTACTTCGCACATCGCTTTGCCGGGACGCTTCCTGGTGTTCATGCCGACGGTGAATCACACGGGTGTGTCGCGCAAGATTTCATCGGATGAAGAGCGTCGTCGCTTGAAGTCGATTCTGCTTTCTGAAAAGGGCGATGCGCAGGGTGGATTCATTGTGCGTACCGCTGCGGATGGCGCGAGCGAAGAAGAGCTGCGCACCGATCTGCGCTTCCTGATCCAGATCTGGACTGACATCAAGCAGCGGTCGGAGACGTCGAAGTCGCCTGCGCTGATCTATCACGATCTGAATCTTGTTGAGCGTATTCTGCGTGACCAGGTGACGGATAACTTCTCTGCGATCTGGGTGGATACGGAGCAGGAGTATGAGCGTGTACTGCGCTTCCTGCAGCGCTTCCAGCCGTCGCTGGTGCGTCGTGTGAAGCTGTACACGAAGGAGACGCCGGTCTTTGAACACTTCGGCATTACGCAGGAGATTGATAAGGCGCTGAAGTCGAAGGTGTGGCTGAAGTCGGGTGGATCGATTGTGATTAACCAGACGGAAGCTCTGGTGGCTATCGATATCAACACTGGTAAGTACGTTGGTAAGACGGCTCGTCTGGAAGACACGATTGTGAAGACGAACCTGGATGCGATCCCGGAGATTGTGCGTCAGATTCGTCTGCGCGATCTGGGTGGCATCATCGTGATCGACTTCATTGACATGGATGACCGTAAGAATCGTACAAAGGTGCTGCAGGCACTTGAGGACGAGATGAAGACGGATCGTGCTCCATCGAAGATTCTGCCGTTCAATGATTTCGGTCTTGTGATCATGACGCGTAAGCGTGTGAAGCAGAGCCTGGAGCGCACGCTGTGCATTCCTGATCCGATCACCGAAGGTACGGGCATGATCAAGTCGCCCATCACGGTTGCGAACGAAATCTATGTGGAGATGCGAAAGATGCATCGTCATCTGGAGAAGCAGGATGTTCTGCTGCGTGTGCATCCTGAAGTGGTGAAGACACTGAAACTGAACAATGCGAAGCGTCTTGTGGAGCTGGAAGAGATGACGCGGAAGACGATTCTGTTGAAGAGCGATCCTTCCCTTAGCCCTGAGGCGTTTGATATCCACTAA